Proteins encoded within one genomic window of Ignavibacteria bacterium:
- a CDS encoding DUF4922 domain-containing protein produces the protein MRDTTVIKDSELEPYISSDDLAGKAKALLAQQKESWELLSKGYNSLNNVEVKTFEFDHFKIKVQFNPGRITSSAAKVDEKSIKERKCFLCPDNLPEAQKGILYKEDYIVLCNPFPIFNEHFTLPRTSHVPQEIKSSFPELLSFTKDLSRYYTVFYNGPKCGASAPDHLHFQAGDKAFMPIDSEYTEIKENLGRKIVDCNDLQVYAVDRYPGKFLSFESSNPEALTEGFNHFYGIFKEVSNNGAEEPMMNILSFYDNGKWHVMVFPRAKHRPSYFFMEGDDNILLSPASVDMGGVLITPLEKDFKKITRENIVDIFRQVTLSDETFEYISGKLAQIYS, from the coding sequence ATGAGAGACACGACTGTAATTAAAGATTCCGAATTAGAACCATATATTTCATCAGATGACCTGGCAGGCAAAGCGAAAGCTTTGCTTGCCCAGCAGAAAGAAAGCTGGGAACTGTTAAGTAAAGGCTACAACAGCCTTAATAACGTTGAAGTCAAAACATTCGAGTTCGATCATTTCAAAATAAAGGTCCAGTTCAACCCGGGAAGAATCACTTCATCCGCAGCTAAAGTGGATGAAAAATCAATCAAGGAAAGAAAATGCTTCCTTTGCCCGGATAACCTCCCGGAGGCACAGAAAGGGATACTTTATAAAGAAGACTACATTGTACTCTGCAACCCGTTCCCGATCTTCAATGAGCATTTTACACTTCCAAGGACAAGCCACGTGCCCCAGGAAATTAAAAGCTCATTCCCGGAACTCCTCAGTTTCACGAAGGATCTGAGCCGTTACTATACCGTTTTCTATAACGGTCCCAAGTGCGGAGCCTCGGCACCGGACCACCTTCACTTCCAGGCTGGCGACAAGGCCTTCATGCCTATCGACAGCGAGTACACTGAAATTAAGGAGAACCTGGGCCGTAAGATAGTTGACTGCAATGACTTACAGGTTTATGCAGTTGACCGTTACCCCGGCAAATTTCTTTCTTTTGAATCCTCGAACCCAGAGGCCCTCACAGAGGGTTTCAACCATTTTTATGGCATTTTCAAGGAAGTCTCCAACAACGGCGCCGAAGAGCCGATGATGAATATTCTTTCTTTCTATGATAATGGCAAGTGGCACGTTATGGTATTCCCAAGGGCTAAGCACCGTCCGAGCTACTTCTTCATGGAAGGCGATGACAACATACTCTTAAGCCCGGCTTCAGTGGATATGGGAGGAGTGCTTATAACTCCGCTTGAAAAGGATTTCAAAAAGATCACAAGAGAAAATATTGTGGATATATTCCGTCAGGTAACACTGTCAGATGAAACATTTGAATACATTTCAGGCAAACTAGCCCAAATCTATTCCTGA
- a CDS encoding M20/M25/M40 family metallo-hydrolase has protein sequence MMKKLSFLLFLPLLFSGCSSSGTSASDSINLITPDIMNKHISFLASDEMKGRKTPSQELDNAAHYIAEEFESLGLKPVNGSYFQTVHLGKVDLGKDNRLVIKKDGKEHSFSLKTEFTPFEMTGNKEVTSSIVFAGYGITAPELKYDDYKDIDVNGKIVILLRHAPGENDTASAFSSKPAITYSLGSTKVNNAIKHGATGVILVNDPLNHMLLSPRGFPWPALSAFIPKDALPITLLSEEKDKVPVVQAGKEVINELFGSVESLKDLQKGIDAKLTPKSFEIEGASVLLKTSTDVMETPANNVVGFLEGSDPALKNELVIVGAHYDHVGYQKEHKEGEDYIYNGADDNASGTSGVMALARAFSAMNPRPKRSILFITFAGEELGLLGSKAYTESPLFPLEKTVAMLNMDMIGRNNPDSLFIIGSSVCPELSRLNKEENVKVGFKLGYSLEKFLDASDQASFIGKGVPSIFYNTGETEDYHHFSDETSTINMDKAARVAKLVFLTALRISEDSSYNRTFYQPISNK, from the coding sequence ATGATGAAGAAACTTTCCTTTTTGCTTTTCCTTCCGCTGCTATTTTCCGGATGCAGCTCATCCGGCACTTCAGCCAGCGACTCAATTAACCTGATTACTCCTGACATTATGAATAAACACATTTCCTTCCTCGCTTCTGACGAGATGAAAGGACGGAAAACCCCGAGCCAGGAACTCGACAATGCGGCACACTATATTGCCGAAGAGTTCGAGAGCCTGGGACTTAAACCCGTAAACGGAAGCTACTTCCAGACGGTGCACCTGGGGAAAGTCGACCTGGGTAAGGATAACCGCCTCGTCATTAAAAAAGACGGCAAGGAACACTCCTTCAGCCTTAAAACAGAATTTACTCCTTTCGAAATGACAGGCAATAAGGAAGTTACTTCTTCCATAGTTTTTGCCGGATACGGCATTACGGCGCCTGAACTGAAATACGACGACTATAAGGATATAGACGTAAATGGAAAGATCGTCATTCTCCTGCGCCATGCCCCGGGTGAAAACGATACGGCTTCAGCCTTTTCTTCCAAACCGGCCATAACCTACTCCCTGGGAAGTACAAAAGTTAATAACGCCATTAAACACGGCGCCACGGGAGTAATTCTTGTAAACGATCCTTTGAACCATATGCTTCTTTCACCAAGGGGATTCCCATGGCCCGCTCTTTCGGCCTTTATACCCAAAGACGCTCTACCAATTACTCTCTTAAGCGAGGAGAAAGATAAGGTCCCGGTCGTCCAGGCCGGCAAAGAAGTAATAAATGAACTCTTCGGATCCGTCGAAAGTCTTAAGGACCTGCAGAAGGGAATTGACGCAAAGCTTACACCCAAATCCTTTGAAATTGAAGGTGCCTCGGTCCTCCTTAAAACCAGCACCGACGTGATGGAAACCCCGGCAAACAACGTCGTGGGATTTCTGGAAGGTTCCGACCCCGCATTAAAAAATGAGCTCGTAATTGTAGGAGCCCATTACGACCACGTCGGGTACCAGAAAGAGCACAAAGAGGGAGAAGATTATATCTATAACGGCGCCGACGACAACGCCTCCGGAACCAGCGGCGTTATGGCTTTGGCCCGCGCTTTCTCGGCAATGAACCCACGGCCTAAAAGAAGCATCCTTTTTATTACTTTTGCCGGCGAGGAACTGGGACTCCTGGGCTCAAAGGCCTATACCGAAAGCCCACTCTTCCCTCTCGAAAAAACAGTCGCAATGCTGAATATGGATATGATCGGACGCAATAACCCCGATTCCCTCTTTATTATTGGCTCTTCTGTCTGCCCGGAACTAAGCCGTTTAAATAAAGAAGAAAATGTTAAGGTTGGCTTTAAGCTCGGCTACAGCCTGGAGAAATTCCTGGACGCCAGCGACCAGGCCTCCTTTATCGGTAAGGGTGTGCCTTCAATATTCTATAATACCGGGGAGACCGAAGACTACCATCACTTCAGCGATGAAACCTCTACAATTAATATGGATAAAGCTGCCAGGGTTGCAAAACTTGTTTTCCTTACTGCCCTCCGGATTTCTGAGGACAGCAGCTATAACAGAACTTTTTATCAACCAATTTCTAATAAATAA
- a CDS encoding septal ring lytic transglycosylase RlpA family protein, which yields MLLLVGFTIIHKELGDNKTGQSAGIKELSNNTQTQTAVKQESSFIQFLDKGRMTASWYGPKFHGKLTANGEIYNQMAFTAAHKSFKFGTLLKLTNPKNSKSVIVRINDRGPYIGGRQLDLSKGAALALGIIRPGVLKLKVEEIALADENKPLLALN from the coding sequence ATGTTACTGTTGGTCGGATTTACCATAATTCATAAGGAGCTCGGGGATAACAAAACCGGTCAGAGTGCTGGAATAAAAGAATTAAGTAACAATACGCAAACTCAAACAGCAGTAAAGCAAGAGAGTTCTTTTATTCAGTTCTTGGACAAAGGAAGAATGACCGCCTCATGGTATGGACCAAAGTTTCATGGCAAACTGACAGCCAATGGTGAAATATATAACCAGATGGCTTTTACCGCCGCCCATAAATCTTTTAAGTTCGGGACGCTCTTAAAACTTACAAACCCCAAAAACAGCAAGTCGGTTATTGTAAGGATTAACGACAGGGGCCCTTACATTGGCGGCAGACAACTCGACCTTTCCAAAGGTGCTGCACTGGCCCTGGGTATTATAAGGCCCGGAGTCTTAAAGCTTAAGGTTGAGGAAATAGCATTAGCCGACGAAAATAAACCTCTGCTGGCTTTGAACTAA
- a CDS encoding DUF423 domain-containing protein, which translates to MKNKWIFIAAIMGFLGVALGAFGAHGLRNYLGPQDIETYKTGVLYHLIHSAVLLSIGFYNNEKLNKAAAFILAGIILFSFSLYAYAVTGIKFLAFITPFGGVSFLTGWSLIAYYGIKK; encoded by the coding sequence ATGAAAAATAAATGGATATTTATTGCCGCTATAATGGGTTTTCTCGGCGTGGCGCTTGGAGCCTTCGGCGCTCACGGGCTCAGAAATTACCTGGGGCCGCAGGATATTGAAACGTACAAAACGGGCGTTTTATACCACCTCATCCATAGCGCGGTGCTGCTTTCAATAGGATTCTACAACAATGAAAAATTAAACAAAGCCGCAGCCTTCATCCTTGCAGGAATAATACTTTTTTCATTCTCCCTTTACGCCTATGCCGTAACAGGCATAAAATTCCTGGCCTTCATCACCCCCTTTGGCGGCGTAAGCTTCCTCACAGGCTGGTCCCTTATCGCATACTACGGAATAAAAAAATAA
- a CDS encoding class I SAM-dependent methyltransferase: MKLNLGCGRDLKEGYINLDIVDYGGNMIHDINTFPYPFEDNTFDEIFASHVLEHLDSFHKTVTELYRIAKPNATIIVYAPFFLNTKYFGEPDHKIPFSIRTFDNYEFIGNRKLKFYEKWKLTHRTNYEGKAQFEIIEKRFITSHFAPLKWMDPILNIEPVMYERFFAGIFSPEEVYFRLRVVK, from the coding sequence ATGAAACTGAATCTCGGCTGCGGAAGGGACTTAAAAGAGGGATACATAAATCTGGACATAGTGGATTACGGGGGCAATATGATCCACGACATAAATACGTTTCCGTATCCTTTTGAGGATAATACATTTGATGAGATATTTGCCTCGCATGTACTGGAGCATCTGGACAGTTTTCACAAGACGGTAACAGAGCTTTACAGGATAGCAAAGCCGAACGCGACGATAATTGTTTACGCGCCATTTTTCCTGAACACGAAGTATTTTGGGGAGCCGGATCACAAGATTCCGTTTTCCATCAGGACGTTTGACAATTACGAGTTCATAGGTAACCGTAAGCTGAAGTTTTATGAGAAGTGGAAGCTGACGCACCGTACGAATTACGAAGGCAAGGCGCAGTTTGAGATAATAGAGAAGAGGTTTATAACCTCGCATTTTGCCCCCTTAAAGTGGATGGATCCGATATTGAATATAGAGCCCGTGATGTACGAAAGATTTTTCGCGGGGATCTTCTCGCCGGAGGAAGTATATTTCAGACTTAGGGTGGTGAAGTAA
- a CDS encoding FtsX-like permease family protein produces the protein MKWSDFIQVAVGSILKNKMRSLLTILGIIIGVAAVIVMVAIGQGAQARVESQIAGLGTNLIIVFPGSIRTGGVSMGGGSNTRLTLDDVDKLKANTTLLAGVSPIIRAPGQVIGGIGNWNTSTMGVSADYPEIRQWSLSSGDFFTINDVRTNAKVAVIGQTVAQNLFPDQDPVGQEIRVREVPFKIIGVMAAKGQNAMGQDQDDIILAPYTTVQNRLSGFKNIQQILCSALSPDAMDEAQQEITTVLREAHKIQPGEDDDFTVRNQTDIASTAQETTRVLTILLASIASVSMIVGGIGIMNIMLVSVTERTREIGIRRAIGAKGSDILTQFLFEAVVLSLSGGILGVLFGFIATQIVSFFSGWTTVISPFTVLMSFGFAGMVGIFFGFYPARKASGLVIIDALRYD, from the coding sequence ATGAAATGGAGTGATTTTATTCAGGTCGCCGTAGGCTCGATATTAAAGAATAAGATGCGCAGCCTCTTAACAATCCTGGGCATTATTATAGGCGTTGCAGCCGTTATCGTAATGGTCGCAATCGGCCAGGGCGCACAGGCAAGAGTCGAAAGCCAGATCGCGGGCCTGGGCACTAACCTTATTATAGTCTTCCCCGGTTCCATCCGTACTGGAGGCGTAAGCATGGGCGGAGGTTCCAATACCCGCCTTACGCTTGATGACGTCGATAAGCTTAAAGCCAATACCACCCTCCTTGCCGGAGTCTCACCGATCATCAGGGCTCCGGGACAGGTAATTGGAGGCATCGGGAACTGGAATACCTCTACAATGGGCGTGTCTGCCGACTATCCCGAGATCAGGCAGTGGTCACTCTCCTCCGGCGACTTCTTTACAATTAACGACGTCAGAACAAACGCCAAGGTCGCCGTCATCGGTCAGACAGTTGCACAGAACCTATTCCCCGACCAGGACCCGGTCGGCCAGGAGATCAGAGTCCGCGAGGTCCCTTTTAAGATCATCGGCGTTATGGCCGCCAAGGGGCAGAATGCCATGGGGCAGGACCAGGATGACATCATACTCGCCCCGTACACAACTGTGCAGAACCGCCTTAGCGGGTTTAAGAATATACAGCAGATCCTCTGCAGTGCCCTCTCACCTGATGCTATGGATGAGGCACAACAGGAAATTACTACCGTCCTTAGGGAAGCGCACAAAATTCAGCCGGGAGAAGATGACGACTTTACCGTGCGCAACCAGACCGATATCGCCAGTACGGCACAGGAGACAACAAGAGTCCTTACAATCCTCCTTGCCTCAATTGCCAGCGTTTCAATGATCGTAGGCGGAATCGGCATTATGAATATTATGCTCGTTTCAGTTACAGAAAGAACCCGCGAGATCGGCATAAGACGCGCCATCGGAGCCAAAGGAAGCGATATACTTACACAGTTCCTTTTTGAAGCCGTGGTCCTTAGCCTTTCAGGCGGAATCCTCGGCGTCCTCTTCGGCTTTATTGCAACTCAGATCGTAAGCTTCTTCAGCGGGTGGACTACCGTTATATCGCCTTTTACCGTACTCATGTCCTTCGGCTTTGCCGGCATGGTAGGCATCTTCTTCGGATTCTATCCGGCACGCAAGGCATCGGGACTTGTTATTATTGACGCCCTGCGCTACGACTGA
- a CDS encoding T9SS type A sorting domain-containing protein, translating into MQSEAIGTPAANKTSEPLSGRTVGLVKDNAQFYLTLANIHSGGMNIHFNEVGNKKINSAFTKYLETEPFMLSDNSGLSFTVRCGLKDSIAAVKVLKDGNYASFKVEMVDDASGNVIGKYFDAKLMKENLFSMKESQYNVNAEGIGNRLVQLRIISDENIGAEYFIADRSTGKEAVLTESVTSMNVNYSGAIQVKEYSLSQNYPNPFNPSTVINYEVPKASKVTLKVYDVLGKEISALVDGYKEEGRYQVQFNAKDLPSGIYIYSLRAGEYTSVRKMMLLK; encoded by the coding sequence ATGCAGTCGGAAGCAATCGGCACACCCGCAGCAAATAAAACGTCTGAACCATTGTCCGGCAGAACAGTAGGACTAGTAAAAGATAATGCCCAGTTCTATCTCACGCTTGCAAACATTCACTCGGGCGGAATGAATATTCATTTTAATGAAGTAGGAAATAAAAAAATTAATTCAGCATTTACAAAATATCTTGAGACAGAGCCTTTCATGCTCAGTGATAACTCCGGTCTTTCATTTACAGTCCGCTGCGGGCTTAAGGATTCCATTGCAGCAGTAAAAGTTTTGAAAGACGGAAACTATGCATCCTTCAAAGTTGAAATGGTTGATGATGCATCAGGCAATGTAATTGGAAAATATTTTGATGCGAAGCTCATGAAAGAAAACCTTTTCAGCATGAAAGAATCGCAATACAATGTAAACGCAGAAGGAATAGGAAACAGGCTTGTACAGTTAAGAATAATTTCAGATGAAAACATTGGTGCGGAATATTTTATTGCCGACCGTTCAACGGGTAAAGAGGCAGTATTAACTGAGTCAGTGACATCAATGAACGTAAATTACTCAGGCGCAATACAAGTAAAAGAATATTCATTATCACAGAATTATCCTAATCCCTTTAATCCTTCCACAGTAATAAACTATGAAGTGCCGAAGGCATCAAAGGTAACGCTCAAAGTTTACGACGTGTTAGGAAAAGAAATTTCAGCATTAGTTGACGGGTACAAAGAAGAAGGAAGATACCAGGTTCAGTTCAATGCAAAAGACCTTCCGAGCGGAATATACATTTACAGTTTAAGAGCCGGCGAATACACCTCAGTGCGTAAGATGATGCTTCTGAAATAA
- a CDS encoding glycosyltransferase family 2 protein, producing the protein MERKITAFIPYSGNDFTRKTVGELYNSGLVDKCYLIVTSDVEENIEGCEKLKVESLFSSETVSQLKEKSSADYTLFITQDNLIEFGHFGIERFLHVAEDTGAGLVYSDYYEVKEGSRTAHPVIDYQVGSIRDDFNFGYVYFFNTAALKQAFKKTKFLYAGIYDLRLKISQKNSIVRVPEFLYATIETDVRKTGEKQFDYVNPRNRSVQIEMEIAATDHLKKVKAYLKPEFKQIDLTAGNFEFEASVIIPVKNRAKTIGEAVESVLKQKADFPFNLIVIDNHSNDGTTEVLKEAAARDSRLIHVIPDREDLGIGGCWNMGVHHEKCGRFAIQLDSDDMYKDETTVQKVVDKFREEKCAMVIGSYQMTNFKLEEIPPGIIDHKEWTPENGRNNALRINGLGAPRAFYTPLLREIKVPNVSYGEDYALGLAISREYQIGRIYEPIYLCRRWEGNSDAALDINKANTYNVYKDRVRTIELLARQRKNSL; encoded by the coding sequence ATGGAAAGGAAAATCACAGCCTTCATCCCCTATAGCGGTAATGATTTTACCAGGAAGACCGTCGGCGAGCTTTATAATTCGGGACTGGTGGATAAGTGCTATTTAATCGTAACCTCCGACGTCGAGGAGAACATAGAGGGATGCGAAAAACTTAAGGTTGAATCTCTTTTCAGCAGTGAAACTGTTTCACAGCTCAAAGAGAAGTCAAGTGCAGACTATACCCTGTTTATTACACAGGATAACCTGATCGAATTCGGCCATTTCGGAATTGAAAGATTCCTCCACGTGGCTGAGGATACAGGTGCAGGACTGGTTTATTCAGATTACTACGAAGTTAAGGAAGGATCGAGAACCGCTCATCCGGTTATAGATTACCAGGTCGGAAGCATCAGGGACGATTTTAACTTTGGGTATGTGTATTTCTTCAACACTGCCGCCCTCAAACAGGCATTCAAAAAAACTAAATTTTTATACGCAGGCATCTACGACCTGAGACTGAAAATTTCTCAGAAAAATTCAATTGTCCGCGTACCTGAATTCCTTTATGCAACAATTGAAACCGACGTCCGCAAGACCGGTGAAAAACAGTTCGATTATGTAAACCCCAGAAACCGCAGCGTACAGATCGAAATGGAAATTGCAGCTACAGACCACCTTAAGAAAGTTAAGGCTTACCTGAAACCGGAATTTAAGCAGATCGACCTTACTGCCGGCAATTTTGAGTTTGAAGCCTCGGTTATTATCCCGGTTAAAAACAGGGCTAAGACAATCGGAGAGGCTGTTGAGTCTGTCCTTAAACAGAAAGCTGACTTCCCATTCAACCTGATCGTAATCGATAACCATTCAAACGACGGCACAACTGAAGTATTAAAGGAAGCTGCCGCCAGGGACAGCAGGCTTATTCACGTCATTCCTGACAGAGAGGACCTCGGTATCGGCGGATGCTGGAATATGGGCGTACACCACGAGAAATGCGGCCGCTTCGCAATCCAGCTCGACAGCGACGATATGTATAAGGATGAAACAACCGTACAGAAAGTTGTCGATAAGTTCAGAGAAGAAAAATGCGCCATGGTTATAGGCAGCTACCAGATGACCAACTTTAAGCTCGAAGAAATTCCTCCTGGAATCATCGATCATAAGGAATGGACTCCTGAAAACGGACGCAATAACGCCCTCAGAATTAACGGCCTCGGTGCTCCAAGAGCCTTCTATACCCCGCTTTTAAGGGAAATTAAGGTTCCTAACGTCAGCTACGGCGAAGATTATGCACTGGGACTTGCAATTTCAAGGGAATACCAGATCGGCAGGATCTATGAACCGATTTACCTCTGCCGCCGCTGGGAAGGCAACTCTGATGCTGCTCTGGATATAAACAAGGCTAACACCTATAACGTTTATAAAGACAGAGTAAGAACTATTGAACTTTTAGCACGTCAGAGAAAAAATTCGCTATGA
- a CDS encoding efflux RND transporter periplasmic adaptor subunit, translating into MEKNKVSRKIIVISAVSLLIIAAVSYYLFASGKNDKDTYRFVKVQKGSIEELVSSTGVLNPVVTVQVGSQVSGTISKIFTDFNHKVKKGDLIALIDTTFLSASVRDAQSSLDKSQAQFNQAQKDLDRVKVMVEKNLAAQTDLETAQYNYAVARASVKSAQASLDRAKINLKYAKITAPISGTVIARNVDVGQTVAASLQAPTLFLIANDLSRMQIIANVDESDIGQIKDGQNVTFTVQAYPDKTFEGLVQQIRLQPTTIQNVVNYSVVINVNNDEGYLMPGMTATINFQIAHADDVLKVPNAALRLRPTAEMIAQIRSSYNQNGRNDSLSRTGNNGGNYAGQNSTAQNGSQYGNGQMPQGQNGQRHNGAMLWYVDAQGKLAAVRVRTGLTDGQFTEVKSDKIYDGMDVISGIVSSASASSQTPQGSPFQQNRSMGGGRRGGF; encoded by the coding sequence ATGGAAAAGAACAAAGTATCACGTAAGATAATCGTAATTTCAGCGGTTTCACTCCTCATAATTGCCGCGGTTTCCTACTATCTCTTTGCTTCCGGTAAAAACGATAAGGACACCTACAGATTCGTTAAAGTCCAGAAAGGAAGCATCGAAGAGCTGGTCTCAAGTACGGGAGTGCTTAACCCGGTCGTAACAGTCCAGGTGGGAAGCCAGGTTTCAGGCACAATTTCCAAGATTTTCACCGACTTTAACCATAAGGTCAAAAAAGGCGACCTGATAGCACTGATTGATACCACCTTCCTTTCGGCTTCTGTCCGCGACGCTCAGAGCAGCCTCGATAAGTCTCAGGCCCAGTTTAATCAGGCGCAGAAGGACCTCGACCGCGTTAAAGTAATGGTAGAGAAAAACCTGGCCGCACAGACGGACCTTGAAACGGCACAGTATAATTACGCCGTTGCCCGGGCCTCGGTTAAATCGGCTCAGGCCAGCCTCGACAGGGCGAAAATTAACCTGAAATACGCTAAAATTACCGCTCCCATCAGCGGGACCGTAATAGCAAGGAATGTGGACGTGGGACAGACCGTGGCCGCAAGCCTGCAGGCCCCTACACTCTTCCTTATTGCTAACGACCTCTCACGTATGCAGATCATAGCTAACGTGGACGAAAGCGATATAGGTCAGATCAAGGATGGACAGAATGTGACATTTACCGTCCAGGCCTACCCCGATAAAACCTTTGAAGGCCTGGTCCAGCAGATAAGACTCCAGCCTACAACTATTCAGAACGTCGTTAATTATTCCGTGGTCATTAACGTTAATAACGACGAGGGCTACTTAATGCCCGGCATGACGGCTACAATTAACTTCCAGATCGCCCATGCCGATGACGTCCTTAAGGTACCTAACGCGGCTCTCCGCCTGAGGCCGACAGCTGAAATGATCGCCCAGATCAGATCATCCTACAATCAGAACGGCAGGAACGACTCTTTAAGCCGCACAGGCAATAATGGCGGAAACTATGCCGGACAGAACAGCACAGCACAGAACGGTTCCCAGTACGGAAATGGACAAATGCCGCAGGGGCAGAATGGACAAAGACATAATGGCGCAATGCTCTGGTACGTAGACGCCCAGGGTAAGCTCGCTGCAGTGAGGGTCCGTACCGGACTTACCGACGGCCAGTTCACGGAAGTTAAGTCGGATAAGATCTATGACGGAATGGACGTAATCTCCGGAATCGTCTCCTCAGCTTCGGCAAGTAGCCAGACACCTCAGGGCAGCCCGTTCCAGCAGAACAGATCTATGGGCGGCGGAAGAAGAGGAGGATTCTAA
- a CDS encoding sigma-54-dependent Fis family transcriptional regulator, protein MEKLVFIVDDEKAISKLLTYWVKDKWKYKTEVFDNGQDMLKRLSAVSPDLILLDIMLPDIDGIEILKRVKQLNESLPVIMLSAQGSIEVAVEALRLGAFDYFPKPIDTQRLEPAIKNAIRSYDLQRELTILKEDVKKQFSFDNIISSDAKMQDVFRMVSKVLDNDITVLIHGESGTGKELIARAIHYNGIRKDKPFVVVNCASIPRELLESELFGHEKGSFTGAYQRKIGKFEMASEGTIFLDEIGEMQMSLQAKILRVIQQKELERVGGTEVIKTDVRIISATNVDLKSAVEKREFREDLFYRLNSFPIVIPPLRERKSDIITLVDYFIKKFNDKLGRQSKGFTKRALKLLYDYDWPGNVRELENTMERCIIISETDTMDISDLPPNIRASESNTALALSGPIFSDDQIIPFDKLKEEAIRHALKVTNGNIVEVARKLEIGRATVYRFMEKYNISYEEQE, encoded by the coding sequence TTGGAAAAGCTGGTATTTATTGTTGACGATGAAAAGGCAATCTCAAAGCTCCTGACATACTGGGTAAAAGACAAATGGAAGTACAAGACTGAAGTCTTTGATAACGGCCAGGATATGCTCAAAAGGCTCTCTGCGGTAAGTCCCGACCTCATTTTACTTGATATTATGCTTCCTGATATTGACGGCATTGAGATCTTAAAAAGGGTAAAGCAGTTAAATGAAAGTCTGCCTGTTATAATGCTTTCGGCTCAGGGGAGCATTGAGGTTGCAGTGGAGGCTTTGCGCCTGGGGGCGTTCGACTACTTCCCGAAGCCTATTGACACACAGCGCCTGGAACCCGCAATTAAAAATGCCATCAGGAGCTACGACCTTCAGCGCGAGCTCACGATTCTGAAGGAAGACGTTAAAAAGCAGTTCAGTTTTGACAACATTATTTCGTCCGACGCAAAGATGCAGGACGTCTTCAGGATGGTCTCCAAAGTGCTGGATAACGACATCACAGTCCTAATTCACGGCGAAAGCGGCACGGGAAAAGAGCTTATTGCAAGGGCAATTCATTATAACGGAATAAGAAAAGACAAGCCTTTTGTGGTGGTTAACTGCGCCTCAATTCCAAGGGAGCTGCTGGAAAGCGAACTTTTCGGGCACGAAAAGGGCTCTTTTACGGGCGCCTACCAGAGGAAGATAGGAAAGTTTGAAATGGCCAGCGAGGGCACCATATTCCTGGATGAGATCGGCGAAATGCAGATGTCGCTGCAGGCCAAGATACTAAGGGTCATACAGCAGAAGGAGCTTGAAAGGGTGGGGGGCACCGAGGTAATTAAGACGGACGTCAGGATCATCTCGGCTACAAACGTGGACCTGAAGTCCGCGGTTGAAAAAAGGGAGTTCCGTGAGGACCTGTTCTACAGGCTTAATTCCTTCCCGATTGTAATTCCGCCTTTAAGGGAAAGAAAAAGCGACATAATTACGCTTGTGGATTATTTTATTAAGAAATTCAACGACAAGCTCGGGCGCCAGAGTAAGGGCTTTACGAAGAGGGCGCTTAAGCTTCTTTACGATTACGACTGGCCCGGGAATGTGCGCGAGCTGGAAAATACAATGGAAAGGTGCATTATTATCTCTGAAACCGATACGATGGATATTAGTGACCTGCCGCCAAACATCAGGGCTTCGGAAAGTAACACTGCTCTTGCGTTATCGGGTCCCATTTTCTCGGACGACCAGATAATTCCTTTTGACAAACTGAAGGAAGAGGCCATAAGGCACGCGCTTAAGGTTACAAACGGCAATATAGTTGAAGTAGCCAGGAAGCTGGAGATCGGCCGCGCCACGGTGTACAGGTTTATGGAAAAGTATAATATTTCTTATGAGGAGCAGGAGTAG